The window TATGAAGTGCATTTCCAACCCTGTTTATAAGCTGTTGCATTTCCCTATAGGTATAAGTTTTGTCTTTGTAGTATATTGCAACTTTATCACCCAGTCCTTTTTCGACATTCTCGTCCACCAGTTTGCTTGTGATGTTGTAAAATTGAGAGATGAACTTCTCATATTTATACTCTTTTTTCATCTCAATCTCCCTTCACATATTGCTCTATTGCATCTAAAAGCCCTGATACATCATACCTGCTGGCCTCGATGTGGACATTAATATTGTTTTTCTTCAGTGCTTCCGTGGTAACAGGCCCTATTGAAGCAACAATGGTTTTGTGAAGTATCTCCTTGCCAAAAAGGGTTATAAAATTTTTGACTGTTGATGAGCTTGTAAATGTTATTATGTCGGGTTTTTCTTTCAATGGCATAACATTTTTTGGTAAATGGGTTTTATAAACAGGCACAACATCGCATATTCCACCCATGTTTTTAATATATTTTACAATAACATCCCTTGCTTCTTCAGCCCTCGGGAGGAGGAATCTGTTTCCTTTTATTTTTAATTTTTTGAGTACCTCCATAAGCCCTTCGGAGGTATATGTTTCAGGAAGAAAATCAGGCATAATACCATAAGATTCTATGAGTGAAGCAGTTGCCTGTCCGATTGGAAGAATTTTTACGCCATGCAGTGTGCGTGCATCCTTGCCTTTTTGAAAGAGGGTATTAAAAAATATTGCGACACCGTTGATACTTGTAAAGATGACACAATAATATGTGTGAATTGAATCGATGGCTTTTGATAATTTACTATTTGGTTTAATAGCCTTGATCTCTATAGTTGGCATGTAGATTACCTGGGCTCCCCTTTCAGAGAGTAACCTCCCCAATCTTGTCGATTGGCATAAGGCCCTTGTTACCACAATCTTCTTCCCAAAGAGAGGTCTTTTCTCGAACCATTTGAGTTTTTCTCTGAGGCGAATTACATCACCAACAACAATGATGCCAGGAGGCTTTATGCCTTGTTTTTTAGCTAACGCATCAATTTTGTCCAGGGTACCTGTGATTACCTTTTGAGTAGGTAATGTACCTGATTGGATGATACATGCCGGTGTGTCAGGGGATCTTCCATTTTTAATCAACCTATCCTTGATGTCTTTTAAATTCTTTATACCCATCATAAAGACAAGCGTATCGGGGCCAATGGCAAGCTCATGCCATCTGATTGTTGATACTGTCTTTTTTTCGTCTTCATGCCCTGTTATAAAGGCAACCGTAGAAGCATATCCCCTGTGGGTTAGTGGGATACCAGCATAGGCAGGAACAGAAATGGCAGAGGTTACACCAGGAACAATTTCAAATTCTATACCTTTATCCGATAAAAATTGGGCCTCTTCTCCTCCTCTTCCAAATATGAAAGGATCGCCGCCTTTCAATCTAACAACAATCCCTTTCCCTT is drawn from Pseudomonadota bacterium and contains these coding sequences:
- the cobA gene encoding uroporphyrinogen-III C-methyltransferase encodes the protein MGKVYLVGAGPGDLKLITLRGLELIQKADVIIYDNLTNKDFLGFARKDAELIYVGKQASQHELPQPDINSLLVKKAKGKGIVVRLKGGDPFIFGRGGEEAQFLSDKGIEFEIVPGVTSAISVPAYAGIPLTHRGYASTVAFITGHEDEKKTVSTIRWHELAIGPDTLVFMMGIKNLKDIKDRLIKNGRSPDTPACIIQSGTLPTQKVITGTLDKIDALAKKQGIKPPGIIVVGDVIRLREKLKWFEKRPLFGKKIVVTRALCQSTRLGRLLSERGAQVIYMPTIEIKAIKPNSKLSKAIDSIHTYYCVIFTSINGVAIFFNTLFQKGKDARTLHGVKILPIGQATASLIESYGIMPDFLPETYTSEGLMEVLKKLKIKGNRFLLPRAEEARDVIVKYIKNMGGICDVVPVYKTHLPKNVMPLKEKPDIITFTSSSTVKNFITLFGKEILHKTIVASIGPVTTEALKKNNINVHIEASRYDVSGLLDAIEQYVKGD